From the Juglans microcarpa x Juglans regia isolate MS1-56 chromosome 3D, Jm3101_v1.0, whole genome shotgun sequence genome, the window accACAAGAAAACCAATACAAAAACAAGGGACAAAAACAACCTACATAGAAACATCAGGGCAcaatagttaaataaaaaatcaaaataaacaagTGCAGCAGATCACTTACCTCACTGTGATATCTGCATATAAGACAAACCAATTATGTCCATGCGAATAAGGCATCTTAACTTACTAGGCAGCAGATGCCTATTATCATTCGAATTCATATTTAAACTCCCAGCTCCCTCCTTAGCAGAAAATCAGCCATTATGTTTCCTTTCATGAAAGATATGATTAATTTTATACTCCATGCATCCAAGACAAGTCAGAATATCTTCCCAAAAGTCTTCGAGATACCAAATATTACACTCTCCTCTAATAATCCATCTAACAAGAATTCGAGAGTCAGTCTCAATATGAACTCAATGAAAGCCAAGCTGACAACACCTCTTAACCCCTTCCAGCAAACTTTTCATCTCAGCAAAATTATTAAAACCTTGGCCCAAGAAAACTGATTAAGCCACACACAAGTCAGAATGAAGGGTTGTCTGTTATCTCTGATCACTTGTCAGCTTTGATCTTTAAATGCTAGATGTCAGGGTCAGCATGCCTCATCTGTCTCCTTGACTTGTTTCTCATGCGAGGCCCCTTTCCTTTAGTGCAGCTCGTGGGCTGGATTTTGTTAGTGATTCCTGAGCCTATAGGAGGGGAGCGATTCAAATCGAAATAGACTTCAGGCCCAACCCAGAGGAGGGGATGGGAATATCCCCTCCAGGATGCATAATGGCAAAACTGGTACACCTAATATGTGGGGATCATCGCCACAACAATTTTGTCATCAAGACTACCAACTTGAGCATTGGTCCTAAAATATTTCACGGATATCTATCATCCACAAAGTGCCCCGTTCTGATATGTTTGACTAAGGTTGCAGCCAATTTGCAAGTTCAAACTAGTGGCTTAGCTTTCCCTAGTTTCCAGATAACAGATCAGAACCATTAGCAAAGAGGTTCGACTACCCAGACACCATTGTTTAGATGATTTTCAGTGGCATGATGATCTGGTACTGTAGAGGTCCAAGATTCAAACAGAACTTGCGCACCTTTTGTCTTCGTGCATCTTCTTTGTCAAAAGAATGGTCAGAGAACTCCCAGACAAGATCTCCTTTTCTCAAGTCCTACAGTAATTCCACTCCATCAAATCTTTCACTTTACTTTTCCCGAATGCTCTGTTTTTTCTTCCACTTCAGAGTCGCATGGTGTTGTTTTCTTTCACAGAAGTCGTTAAAGTAGTAGAGCTGCAATAATTACACGCCAATGAACGGGAAAATTCACAAGCCTGGCCTTGTAAAGCTGGATGTAACTTGACTCTTGACCCGCCGCACAAGTACAGCTGGAAAAacctgaaaatttgaaaaactaatTATAGAAATACTTGATCTCAAATATAAAGTTTGattacttaaaattaaattatcttatctcatcttatataattattataatttttttaaatttttatataaaatataataaataatttaatttttttaaatctcaaaataaaaataatattaaaaaaatataacatgacGTATTGATgcaatattttgtttaaattgcAAGACGTAATAACTTGGACGTATTTTCCTGatcaaaatggaaaatgctatGCGTTCCGCTTGGATGTCCCGCTCCCACTTCCCGCTTGATGTGGAATGTCACGTTGTAAgcgtttaaaaattaaaaaataaagccaaATTCATCCCCTCTTCAACCTTCTTCGTCTTCAATAAATGAACCTAGAAACAAGATAAATCCAAAGAAATCATCCCGCGCTCGCACCAAGAGAAACCCAGAAATAGTTCGTCTTCAAGGCAGAGAAACCCATCCCGTGCTCGCACTAAGAGAAACCCAGAAATAATTCATCTTCAAGCCTCCATCCCAATTCGAGAAACCCACACTTTCATTGTTATTTCTTTACTTCAACCAAAAAGAACATGCTACAAAATATACAGAATCTGACTcttacacttttatttttaataaagttggTTCAAATGCATTATCAGTGTCTTTTTACATGTTAAAACAAGAACTTTCTTGAACTTTCGCTACTTGAGACTTGGATTAAGCATGAATAAATCAACTCCACCGTGCTCTGTTATCACTATCACATGCATCATAggtttttcattcaaaataaacCAGAGTTTGTCCCAATATCACATAACACTAACACTAATTAGCTAAGACGGAAATTCTAAAGAGGAAATGAGTAGCAAGGGAGTAATTAGCTAAGAGTACTAAAGGTTGTAGCCATGGAAAGACAGAAATCCCAAAAGACggaaattttgaaaaggaaatgagtAGCAAGGAAGGGGAGGGAGGATGTTGGGCGGGAgatgactttttatttttattttttttatacacatGGCATGCCACGTAGAGCAGGAAAAGAGAACGATAGGGGTGAGCGGTAACTATAGCATTATCCTATCGAAATATACCTCAATTGTTAGACTCTAGATTCTAGATTACTAAACCCTTGAAGGAGGGAGGGTTTtcctcgtcctcctcctccttttttttttttttttttttttttggagttgaaacttGGGATGTCACGGGCAGAACAAGATACTTGCTTACGTGTTTTTGACGCCGTGAACCGTAAAATTAGAGTACTTGCTAGAAGAATCTCATCTCGTGTCAAAAGAGAATCACTCCCAAATTGGGCCTCGTTACATACAAAGGAAAGTAGCACGACAAATCCAGTTTGCCCAAATGCAGGAGGGGGACAAGTATAAGCCCACCAGCTTGAAGGCCCACCCACGGATCCACAAAACAGCTCTGCAATGGCGGCATAGTTACCCTTCTCTCGCTTGTCCCAACTCCATTAGAGCtgtagtatatttatttatatttgtcgAGGCCTCTCTCGGCTCCACTCTTCCTTTTCTCAAAGACTCGTCTTCAACTATGCAAACGCTACTACTGCCGGTGACGGCGGTGTCGGTGGGATCATCTTCCGCTTCTCGCTTCCCCCGACGAGCAATTCCCGCCCGCCATGTCTCTAATTTTGCTCTTCCGCTTCTAAATCCCCACTCTGCTTCCTCCAAAACCTTCCGACCTCTTTCTTTTCCTGCGCCTTCTTATGCCGTTCCCAACCACAGGCGACCAAATCTCTCATTCACTGTTAAGGCTTCTGAAATTTCATCGCAGAACGGTGAGGCCGAAAAGGAAAAGCTCGCTCaggttctctttctttcttcctggATTTTCTTATCAACACTAAAGTTCAACTGTGCGCAGTTTGGTAGCTCAGAAAATGtatcaatataaatttcttttaatcattccttttatatcatttagattttttattttcttttaactttctttGGATAATGTGTAATTGTACTCGCATAAACAATCCTTGTTTTGAGAAGTAGGGTTTTATAAATGTCAGTAAATCAGAATCAATAAATTTCAGTAGATAATCCGACCTGCAGGATTTCTTCTACCATGTTTAAATTTCGTTTGATGGGAAGATGAAGTAACTTGCATGATGTTGTAGGTGGCAAAAAGGTTGGAGAACACTTCAAGGCAGTTTAAGAGATTTGGCACCATAGGCTTTTGGGCACAGCTTGTGTCCACTGTTGTGGCTGCTGTGATTCTTTCGTTTTCAATAGTTGTTACCGGGAAGGTCACGTCGCCGGCTACTTTTTATGCCACCGCTGCTGGCATTGCGGCAGCGTTCATTTCCGTTTTTTGGTCATTTGGGTATATTCGGCTTTCTGATAAGCTTAGAAGAACTGCCAATGAGCCTTCAAAGGTAAGTAttcatattttagttttattacgGTGTCATTGCCCTACATCACTACATGTGTTTTCACTAGAATATTTGGAGTGAACGAGTGTATTGCCATCAGGTGTGAAAATGAATAGATTCCTAACAATTATATAAGTTTTGCTGGACTTTGTTACGTTGCCGACGGTGCTGTTTTTGGATGAATGCCACCCACTTTACATTGATAAAATCGACTGGATATTCATGTGTTTGATGATGCATTTGTATAAAGATGATGCAATTTCTTTGAATCTATCTTTGCAAGGAAATTTACCCATTTTATCCGTTATTCTGTGAATTAAATTCTGCTGAAGTTTTTCTCCAATAGCTATGAATAGATTGCTCCtgttgttttattcttcctttaATTCATTCTAGCAAATTAAAACCTTGATTCAGCTTTGATCAATGATTGTTACCTAGTTTTGCCTCCCATTGAGTGAATAGAGCATACGCTTTAGTATTTTACTCGTAAGACTCCTAGGTTGCTGTGTCGTATTAATTGGTTGCGGTTTTCAGGCTCCTCCCCGCGCAAACGTTGTGAAAAGCTTACAAAATGGCATAGTAGTAAACCTACTTGGATTGGGTGCTGCCATTCTTGGTATGCAAGCCACAGTTGGAGTGCTGGTTGCCAAGGCTCTTACCTCTTCAGCAAATCCTTATTACCAGGGAATAGCTCCTGGGTACAGTCCTGTTCTGGCATTGGATGTGTTCCTTGTACAGGTATTGGCTTATTATAACTTTCCAATTCAAAACTAATGAAGTTTTGACTTTGAACTTGTCGGAAATACAAAGTAGtctaggctacgtttggatgttgagatgagttgtgaatagtagtatgtTGTGAGTCCCATTGAGAcatgtttaactttttaggttaaaatgtatgaagtaggttgagatgagtttaactttttttatgggaaattgaaaaagtaatggatcccatcaatgattggtttgagataagttgagttcggttcaacaaccaaacacaacctgaCCTTGTATCCTGAAATGACTGCATTTCTGTGACTTTGGTTtctatttgtcatttttaccAGCCATAATAGCTCTTTCTGCTGGTGTTGACTTATCCAACACTGTTCTTCCATAATTTCAGAAAGAGGTAGAAACGACAACCCACTTAACACCGTAGAGAAGGTAAAACGTTAAAATAGTAATTCAAATAGACATGTATGGACTGAAAGCATAGAAAATGTCTTGCCTCTAGAAGAGAAGAAATGAGGGGGACTGTAAATAATCTACATGGATTACCTATTTTCTGCTTTGGATAGGTAAAACTAGCCAGCTTTCTGAGTCGATTGGATGGAAATTTAACATATCAAGATTCTATTTTGAATAGTTTGAGACGTGTGGCTAGTATTGAATGTTTTCATTGTTTACTGTCATCCATTTGCCTCTTTTTGCAGGCATCAGCAAACACCATCCTTTCTCATTTCTTGGGGCTCGTTTTCTCGTTGGGGTTGTTGCGATCAGTGACATTACCACCATCTGAAAGCATTCCAGTTCCTAGGGTCGCATAAGCTTGGTCCTTTGTGCAGCTGGCATAATtttcatagtcagaggtgaCATTCCGGTTCCTTGAACATTTACTTTTCTGTGCGGTAACTCGGAAGTTGTATGTATTCATATTCCATGATCTTGAAGCCTCTCTTTCCAAATGCTTATAATTGGTTACAAAGACTCTTCTGGGAAGAAGTTAAAGCTTCTAAGTGATGGGGTATGACGTTACATAAACTAGGTGGTTCATTTGCAGAGATAATGGC encodes:
- the LOC121255891 gene encoding protein TIC 21, chloroplastic-like, which produces MQEGDKYKPTSLKAHPRIHKTALQWRHSYPSLACPNSIRAVVYLFIFVEASLGSTLPFLKDSSSTMQTLLLPVTAVSVGSSSASRFPRRAIPARHVSNFALPLLNPHSASSKTFRPLSFPAPSYAVPNHRRPNLSFTVKASEISSQNGEAEKEKLAQVAKRLENTSRQFKRFGTIGFWAQLVSTVVAAVILSFSIVVTGKVTSPATFYATAAGIAAAFISVFWSFGYIRLSDKLRRTANEPSKAPPRANVVKSLQNGIVVNLLGLGAAILGMQATVGVLVAKALTSSANPYYQGIAPGYSPVLALDVFLVQASANTILSHFLGLVFSLGLLRSVTLPPSESIPVPRVA